The genome window AAAAATGTTTCCCAATTCTATGAAGAAACCTGGAAAGCATTAAATGGCTATTTATCCAATAAACTTCAACTTGAAGTATCTGGCATGAGCCGTGAAAACATACGTAAATCACTTTCGGAACGACAAGCCGGTGAATTGTACACCGAAGAATTTATACAATTACTGGAGAGCTGTGAAATGGCCCGGTTTGGAATGCTGGTTTCCGGAAAGGAATTCGAAATTTATGAGCGCGCTCTTTCACTGATTGATCACCTTGAAAATGCTATAAAATGAAAAATCTGATTTTATTCCTTCTATTCATTGCCGGAATACCTTCAATTGGATTTTCCTCGGCAGATGATTTATACAAACAACAAAAATACGATTCTGCACTGGTGGCTTTTCAGGCTGAACTCGGGGCTGACAACTACTCTTCGGATTTGTTTTTTGCCATTGGCAATTGCTATTACCGATTGGGCGACCGGGTACATGCTATTTTATACTACGAAAAAGCGCTAAAACTTGATCCGGATAATGAAGACCTGAAAGCGAATATTGCATTTGTAAAACGTGGATTTAAGGATAAAGTCAACACCGACCGTTCCGGAATCTCCGGCTGGTATTTCACGTTGGTGAACAGTAAAGGCATCAATTATTGGTCATGGTTACTTATTATCTGCATCAATTTTGGTTTCCTTTCCCTAATCGTACACCGCATCGTATCAGATGCTAAAATCAGGTCACTTTCATTCGGAATGGGTATTGTTTCCATTGCTATCGGAATTCTTTGTATTTTTCCTGCCTCCTTTCGTGCTTCTTCCATTTTGGAATCCAACCAGGCCATTGTTCTGGAAAACAATCTGGATGTGAAAAGTGAGCCTTCTGACAACGCAAATACGGTTTTCAGAATCTCCGAAGGAGCAAAAGTGAATTTGCGTTCTGAGAATGAAGAATGGGTTGAGATTTCAATCGATGATGCCAATATCGGATGGATAAAAAAAGAAAATCTGGAAAAAATCTAAGGACTGGTCGTCCCAAAATTGCCATTCTTGGAACGGGTAATCTGGCTACGCAATTAGGAAAAGTAGTATCGAAAAATGGTCAGCTTTCCGGTATTTGGGGTAGAAATCCTGCAAAAACAAAAAAGCTCGCTTCATTATTAAAATGTCCTGTAATTTCATCACCCGGTGATATAAGCAAGGATACCACTCTGGTAATTATTGCGGTAAAAGACGACGCCATTACAGAGGTCTCCAATCAAATTATTGCACCTGATGTATTGGTCGTTCATACTTCCGGAACCGGTTCGATGGAATTAATCGTACAACAACGAAAAGGAGTTTTGTATCCTTTGCAAACCTTTTCTTCAGATCGGATACCGCAATGGAAAAAAATTCCACTGTTAATTGAATGCAGTCAGAAAAAAGATCTGGCTACACTAAAAAAAATTGCATTGTCCATTTCGCCAACCGTAAAAGCAATTCATTCCGAAGAACGCATGAAAATTCACCTTGCAGCGGTTATGGCTTGTAATTTTTCTAATCACTTTATGGCACTTGCGCAGGAGTTTTTGAAAAAAAATAAATTATCTCCCTTGCTCCTCTCTCCGCTCATTGAGGAAACAGCACTAAAAGCAGCCGATGGTAAAGCAGCGAAACATCAAACCGGACCTGCACGACGAAACGATCTGAGCACGATAAAAAAACATCTTGCTTTATTGAAACACGATAAACAAATGCTTAAACTCTATAAAGAATTAAGTTTATCCATTCAACACTTCTACTCGACCTGATATGAATTATTGGCTAATAAAATCGGAACCCGATGTTTTTTCGTGGGATGATCTCCTCAAAAAGAAAACAGCAACCTGGGATGGTGTAAGAAACTACCAGGCCAGAAATAATTTAAAAGCAATGAAAAAGGGTGATAAAGCTTTATTTTATCATTCCAACATCGGTAAAGAAGTTGTTGGCATAGCAAGCATTACCCGCGAATTTTTTCCGGATCCGACCATCGACGACGATCGTTGGGTTGCCGTGGAAGTAGCACCTGATAAGGCCTTTAAAAAAGGAGTTAGCCTGGAAACGATCAAAAATACGGCTGAATTGGCCGGATTGCCCTTAATAACCCATTCCCGACTAAGTGTAATGCCTGTAAGTGCTGAGCATTTCAAGCTTTTGAAGAAGCTGGGCGGGGTCTGACTTTTTTCTTTTCACCGAAATATTATTTTTGCAATAAAATTGATTGACTATGGGACGCGCGTTTGAATACCGTAAAGCCAGAAAATTTGCTCGCTGGAATGCGATGTCGAAAACCTTTACCAAAATCGGTAAAGAGATCCAGATGGCCGTTAAAGCCGGCGGACCTGATCCGAATGTAAATGGACGTCTGCGGGCCATTATGCAAAATGCCCGTTCTGCCAATATGCCAAAGGCTAATGTTGAATCGGCCATTAAAAAAGCGACGGATAAGGACTCCTCGAATTTTGATGAGGTGAACTACGAAGGATATGGTCCCAACGGTGTTGCCATTTTTATTGAAACAGCTACCGATAACACCACCCGTACCGTTGCCAATATGCGCTCTATTTTTAACAAAGCTGGAGGTACCTTAGGTACACAGGGTTCGCTGGATTTCGTATTTGAACGTAAGGCCAACTTTACAGTAAAAAACAACGGTTTAAATGTTGAAGAACTGGAGCTGGATTTGATTGATGCAGGTTTGGAAGAAATTGAGGGCGACAGCGAAGAGATTTTTATTGTAACCAAGTTTGCCGATTTCGGCTCGATGCAAAAAGCACTGGAAGCAAAAGGTCTCGAAATTTTAAGTGCAGAAAAAGTACGCTCCCCATTAAGCACAGTAGAGGTCACCGAAGAACAAAGAGAACAAATTGAAAAATTAGTGGAGAAATTTGAAGATGACGATGACGTACAGCAAGTGTTTACCAATATGGCTTAACATCAACTAAATGCTTAGTTATAAAGCTCCCATCGCGGAGCTTTTATTTTTTATTGCCGCCCTCTACGGCTAATGAGTCGGACATT of Flavobacteriales bacterium contains these proteins:
- a CDS encoding DUF2520 domain-containing protein gives rise to the protein MDKKRKSGKNLRTGRPKIAILGTGNLATQLGKVVSKNGQLSGIWGRNPAKTKKLASLLKCPVISSPGDISKDTTLVIIAVKDDAITEVSNQIIAPDVLVVHTSGTGSMELIVQQRKGVLYPLQTFSSDRIPQWKKIPLLIECSQKKDLATLKKIALSISPTVKAIHSEERMKIHLAAVMACNFSNHFMALAQEFLKKNKLSPLLLSPLIEETALKAADGKAAKHQTGPARRNDLSTIKKHLALLKHDKQMLKLYKELSLSIQHFYST
- a CDS encoding EVE domain-containing protein encodes the protein MNYWLIKSEPDVFSWDDLLKKKTATWDGVRNYQARNNLKAMKKGDKALFYHSNIGKEVVGIASITREFFPDPTIDDDRWVAVEVAPDKAFKKGVSLETIKNTAELAGLPLITHSRLSVMPVSAEHFKLLKKLGGV
- a CDS encoding YebC/PmpR family DNA-binding transcriptional regulator encodes the protein MGRAFEYRKARKFARWNAMSKTFTKIGKEIQMAVKAGGPDPNVNGRLRAIMQNARSANMPKANVESAIKKATDKDSSNFDEVNYEGYGPNGVAIFIETATDNTTRTVANMRSIFNKAGGTLGTQGSLDFVFERKANFTVKNNGLNVEELELDLIDAGLEEIEGDSEEIFIVTKFADFGSMQKALEAKGLEILSAEKVRSPLSTVEVTEEQREQIEKLVEKFEDDDDVQQVFTNMA
- a CDS encoding tetratricopeptide repeat protein, producing MKNLILFLLFIAGIPSIGFSSADDLYKQQKYDSALVAFQAELGADNYSSDLFFAIGNCYYRLGDRVHAILYYEKALKLDPDNEDLKANIAFVKRGFKDKVNTDRSGISGWYFTLVNSKGINYWSWLLIICINFGFLSLIVHRIVSDAKIRSLSFGMGIVSIAIGILCIFPASFRASSILESNQAIVLENNLDVKSEPSDNANTVFRISEGAKVNLRSENEEWVEISIDDANIGWIKKENLEKI